Proteins co-encoded in one Pogoniulus pusillus isolate bPogPus1 chromosome 15, bPogPus1.pri, whole genome shotgun sequence genomic window:
- the FGFR1OP2 gene encoding FGFR1 oncogene partner 2 isoform X1 — protein sequence MKMSCTIEKALADAKALVERLREHDNAAEALIEQTTALNKRVEAMKQYQEEIQELNEVARHRPRSALVMGIQQENRQIRELQQENKELRTSLEEHQSALELIMSKYREQMFRLLMASKKDDPSIIMKLKEQHSEELQVHVDQITEMAAVMRKAIEIDERHGCKEQERIIQLEQENKGLREILQITRESFLNLKKEDASESTSLSGLVTSSDLSLRKS from the exons ATGA AAATGAGTTGCACAATTGAAAAGGCCTTGGCAGATGCAAAAGCACTGGTGGAGCGGCTAAGGGAACACGACAATGCAGCAGAAGCGCTTATTGAACAGACTACAGCTCTGAACAAGCGGGTTGAAGCGATGAAGCAG TACCAAGAAGAAATTCAGGAGCTCAATGAAGTAGCGAGACATCGCCCTCGGTCTGCGTTAGTGATGGGTATCCAACAAGAAAACAGACAGATTAGAGAACTGCAGCAGGAAAATAAAG AACTACGCACATCTCTTGAAGAGCATCAATCTGCTTTGGAACTCATAATGAGCAAGTACAGAGAACAGATGTTTAGACTGCTTATGGCGAGCAAAAAGGATGATCCAAGTATAATAATGAAGTTAAAAGAGCAACATTCTGAG gagctgcaagtgcatgtgGACCAAATCACAGAAATGGCAGCAGTGATGAGAAAAGCCATTGAAATTGATGAGAGGCATGGCTGCAAAGAGCAGGAGCGCATCATTCAGCTGGAG caggaaaacaaaggcttgagAGAAATTCTTCAAATAACTAGAGAGTCATTTCTTAACCTCAAGAAAGAAGATGCATCAGAGAGCACATCTCTGTCAGGGCTAGTAACGAGCAGTGATCTGAGCCTGAGGAAAAGCTGA
- the FGFR1OP2 gene encoding FGFR1 oncogene partner 2 isoform X2, translating into MKMSCTIEKALADAKALVERLREHDNAAEALIEQTTALNKRVEAMKQYQEEIQELNEVARHRPRSALVMGIQQENRQIRELQQENKELRTSLEEHQSALELIMSKYREQMFRLLMASKKDDPSIIMKLKEQHSEELQVHVDQITEMAAVMRKAIEIDERHGCKEQERIIQLEENKGLREILQITRESFLNLKKEDASESTSLSGLVTSSDLSLRKS; encoded by the exons ATGA AAATGAGTTGCACAATTGAAAAGGCCTTGGCAGATGCAAAAGCACTGGTGGAGCGGCTAAGGGAACACGACAATGCAGCAGAAGCGCTTATTGAACAGACTACAGCTCTGAACAAGCGGGTTGAAGCGATGAAGCAG TACCAAGAAGAAATTCAGGAGCTCAATGAAGTAGCGAGACATCGCCCTCGGTCTGCGTTAGTGATGGGTATCCAACAAGAAAACAGACAGATTAGAGAACTGCAGCAGGAAAATAAAG AACTACGCACATCTCTTGAAGAGCATCAATCTGCTTTGGAACTCATAATGAGCAAGTACAGAGAACAGATGTTTAGACTGCTTATGGCGAGCAAAAAGGATGATCCAAGTATAATAATGAAGTTAAAAGAGCAACATTCTGAG gagctgcaagtgcatgtgGACCAAATCACAGAAATGGCAGCAGTGATGAGAAAAGCCATTGAAATTGATGAGAGGCATGGCTGCAAAGAGCAGGAGCGCATCATTCAGCTGGAG gaaaacaaaggcttgagAGAAATTCTTCAAATAACTAGAGAGTCATTTCTTAACCTCAAGAAAGAAGATGCATCAGAGAGCACATCTCTGTCAGGGCTAGTAACGAGCAGTGATCTGAGCCTGAGGAAAAGCTGA